A segment of the Macrobrachium rosenbergii isolate ZJJX-2024 chromosome 8, ASM4041242v1, whole genome shotgun sequence genome:
AGAAGGGTAGTTTCTATATGACCACCTCACGGCTACATAACTTCTCACCTGCTCTGCGTCTACCAAAGGTTCCCACcagaaaatataatcaaaatctCCTATAAAGACCCTGAAGCAAAATGCAAAAAGCTTTGCAAGTTGATACATCAAAACTAAGAAGTATCATACCTGAAAATCGTATTGACCTGTAACTTTCTTTTGGGACGACATTGCAGCACTAAATTTAGCTGCCTCCTTTAAAAACGAGTTTAACGTTGCACCATTGATATTGATATCATCACCAGCAAACCGCTGTTAAGGCTTTCAAACGAAATTCCGGGGAGTTTATTGCATCACCAACCAACGGCCAATTGATTTAGTGGCATTTTTCGTagcaaatataaaagcaaaatcaaagcaAGTGATGCAAGACTGTGCAGTCAGGCTAGCTTTGGAAGATGAGAGTTATTTAAAGAAGTTTAATGGcccatgccctctctctctctctctctctctctctctctctctctctctctctctctctctctctctctctctctctctcgtgtgttcgTGCCTGTATATACACTTACCTCCATGCTGAAGTCCAAACCCAAATAATTACGTCTTAGCTGATAAACCACTGTCCCTGGAATTCATCAAATGCTTAATGTGATCACAACTATCTCATGCAAATTTATAAAACCCAGCTacgatattgaataaaaaattaaccaataCCATATGCAAGTACTAGACACATACCTCAACAACTTGTGTCTACTAAAACTACACCGGAGGTATTTAGGATCGTTGCATTTTTCTGGAATCTACCACGATTTAACAAACAACATAAgttcaaaagtaaaataagaggGTTAGAAAATAAGTGAGCGGGTTTACGAGATCTCCAAGTGACGGAGTTCATTTCAGGCACATTTCAAACGGTACTAAACCAGTAACTTCCATGTACTTACGAGCAGTAACACATGAATTTTCCAAACAAACCAAGAATACTCAAGCTTGACTTTATGATTCGTCATGAAGAATAAGAATCGGGTATGAGAcgatttcctaaaaaaataaaaataaaatgcatcacCATCTGTCACGTAAGAGGCAGAATTATTAACAACTGATAGGGAAGGCGAGGCGAGAGAACTTTCATCAATTTTGTGGCCGCTTCGAAACTACTTGAAAAATGCGTACATAAATAGACAGTTAGatatttattgcaattatttGATCAGTTTAACCTCATATCATTTGCCAggcttttccagttttttttttacttccgacCTGTACATTGTGTTTAAGCCTGTAAGGCAGTAAACGCTTAACATTGCATCACCATGGTGGAGTTGGGTTTCAGTTAGTCAAAATGTATCGGAATTCTGCAGATAAATGAACGTTATATGCTGAAATAAATTCTTCTCCTCCTTCGTATGGATTGGACTAAGCACCAACATCTAACCACGTGGGTTCCCGGCTCCTCGAGAATCTCTTCGTTCATTTCCTTGAAGATTTAGAGGCATTCATTCACTCAGCACAAATCACTTCCATTTCCCCTTAGGTGTACAGTAGGTCATCCACAAGGTAAAGCGAACTGGATATCAAACactatttgtggcttaatattcttgaatataaaaaatgttacacGTGTATGTGACAAGAATGATTCATTTGCCAGGTGTTACAAACTTACCCATCAGCTATCATGGTGATGGGCTGTATCATTTCTTAGTACTACCGCTCTTATTGGCTCAgacactgtctatcgttgtttccaAGGCAGACATCGGTTCGAATCCCGTCgcggacgaagcacttatcatttaCACTTCccattgggtgtaagttattcccaaggtatagtgaattggctattaaacgatatatgtggcttagtatttgtgatatatatatatatatatatatatatatatatatatatatatatatatatatatatatatatatatgtatatatatatatgtatatgtatatatatatatgtgtgtgtgtgtgtgtgtgtgtgtgtgtgtgttgaacatCAAAAGAACTGCAAACTTTTTTATCACAATAGATACTTGTATAGAAGtttcgtttcttcttttcttcttctctactTAATCCCTTGTAGGAGCTACTGTTTGTAATGAGCCTTTTTTAGTAGTTTCTCTCTCGAAAGGCTACTTTCACAGCTAGTTTTGGTATATGTTTTATGGACGGAGGCTCGTCCTGACTCGAACCTTTGGTATCAATCCGGGTCTGGCACTAGCACTGAGTTGTTGTGGCTTGTCCCTTAGCGACTATTATATATAGAAGGTgctctctattaaaaaaaaaaataatgagaacagTGATTCAAAATCTTTAACACTTTGAATTCAATATTTTCACGTTATACGTCCCCACTTACTGGAACATTTTATTGTGAATTAgacttaacaaataaatgaactctGCCATGGGAGTATTAACTGATATGCCGGTCTTAAGCCCGGGTAAAAGAGGAGGGTTGAGCGTAGGGTCAATGGCCCTGCCTTGTAAAAAGCATATTGTTACGGAAACTTACAGCAGACCTAATACGGACGGATCTTTTCCTGACGACAGTGCGAGCAATGGAGTACTGAAATGGAAAACACCGCTGAAATTAGGCACTGGAATTTGCTTAGTCTATATAGAGCAGGATATGCTCAAACACTTATCATTGAAGTTAAGAAGTATCCGTTAGATATAATTGCGCTGGAGGAGACAAGATGGACTGGAAACGGTGATTTAAGACAGACGGTTATACAATCCTGTATAGTGGCAGAGATGATGGTATCCACAGGGGCGGTGTGAGATTTTGCCTGAACGATGAAGTGTAGAGCGGTTGAAAGCTTTACACCAGTACAGAGCAGATGGTTTAAACTGCCCGTAATAGTAGCATATTCCCCCACATGagagagtgatgatgatgagaaagatatttttttcacgaAAAGCTCCAGGAGGCTGTAGAACAAACAACCAAGTATGATGTAATATTAGTATTGGGTGACTTTAATGCTAAGATTGGGCATAAAGTAGATGTATGGCCCAGCAATTGGAAGACATAGTGCACACGAGGTTGGTAGTATAAGAAGGAATAAGGCTTGCTTCATTTGCCAACTCCAATAGGATGGTTGTAGGTTGCATAATATTTCCCCATAAAGAAATTCACAAACATACATGGCATTCACATGATGGAATTACAAGAAATCAGATTGATCATGTACTTACACAACACAAATTCAGATTGTCATTGATGGATGGACGTTGTTTTAGTGGAGCTGATTGTGACTCAGGCCATAATTTAGTGATTGCCAAACTCAAAatcaagttgaaaatgaaaaggaacagtAGGAATGAAACGAGAGAAAAATTTGACACTGATAAGCTCAAAGATGAGGCATGTAGGATGGAATACCAAATAGAAATTAGAAACAGATTTGATGTTTTACAACTGCTAAATGAAGACGAAGAAATGGGACTCCGGGAAAAATGGGGAGACAGAACAAATTGTTAAAGGAACAGCTGAGTATTTCATTGGGTACATGGAGAGCACATGTAACGAACATTAGTTTGATGAGGACTGCAGAAGAATGGTGgatgaaaggaaacaaacaagGATAGAATTCTTAAAGAACAGGAATAATCAGGTACTAGGAGAGAGCTTCAGGGAGaaaagaggggggtgggggagcaaAGAGAatgaacagaaagaagagagatgcATTAAATAAGGAACTGGAGGAAATGGATAGAAACATGATAAATGGTAGGATAAGGGAAGGCTATAGGggcatcaagaaaataaagaatggataccgagcaagaagtaaaataatgaaagatgCTAATGGAAGTATTACAGTACAGGAAGACAAAGTACTGGAAATATGGAAGAACTATTTCTGTGAGCTGTTAAATAGAGGTGACCCAGTAAATCCTACTGAAGGGAGACATATGCAGGTACCAAATTTGAAAGTAGAAGAACCTATACTGATAGATGAGAAGAATGCAATTATTAGCCTGAAGAATAATAAGGCCCCTGGTTTAGATAACATACCAGCAGAACTCCTTGAGAATGACGGCGAGATGTTACACTCAAAGATCTTTGAGCTTACCATAATGATCTGGAGAACAGAAGAGAACCCAACAACGTGGGAAACGGGAAACATCATCCCGGGATGTAAAGAGGGAGATAAAACAGACTATGCTAATTATAGAGGGATTGCATTTTTGCCAACCTGCTGTAAGGTGGTagccaaaattataaaatatgaactaGGACCTTACATAGCGTTAACAATGGGCGAATATCAATGTGAATTCAGAAAAGGAAGATCAACAACTGaccagatttttattattagatagatAATGGAAAAACACAGCGAGTATAATAAAGATATGTGGCGAGTTTTGCAGACTTTAAACAAGCATATCAAACATCCATAGACCATCGATGAATGTGGAAAGGTATTCGGTATAGCAGAAAAGCTTATAAACTTGGTCAAAGTATGCTACAGGATTAGTAAGAGTTGTGTCCAGGTGGGAAGGAAAAGGACGGAATGTCTTGAAATTAAAACAggttttagagaaaataatgtgGAGCATCGAGGAAGTTGAGGGTGGTGTCACCTTGGGAGATACAGATGCCAAAGTCCTTGCATTTGCAGATGATGAGAAGAAGAAGTTGATTTCTTAGATACAGACATACAAAACACAGAACGTTTGTAGCCTATATACTATTCCAAGTTGCTGCTGTCAGAGTGGGACTAGAGATCAGTGAAAGTAAAACTAAGATGATGAGAACGTCCAAGGACAACCAACAACAACGGCAACAACAGAATATGGTAGATATCGAGGACGTGgaggaatttaaatatttaggaagcATGTTAACATCCTGAAATGAGATGGTAAGAGAAGTCCTGGCTAGATTTACAGCAGGGAATAGGCCTACATGCTGTTTCAGTCTACATCttttaaagagaagaaacatcacaaagtctaccaaattaagaatttacaacACCATTATCAGGCCTGTAGTACTATACGGTTGTGAGGCCTGGACGCTGACCAAACGCCAAGAACAGAGACTGCtggtttttgaaaacattttgcgTAGAATAACAGGTCCCATTTACGatataaatgaaggtgtttggaAAAGAAGACacaaggaagaagtaagagactTACCCAGACAACCGCTAATAACTGGCTATATAAGATCGCTGAGGATACGTTGGGCAGGACATGTGGTTAGAATGGAAGAGAGTAGAATGCCTAAAGTGGTTATGGAAGGATCTATAGAAGGGAGAAGACCACTAGGGAgaccgaggatgagatggaaagataatgtgttcagAGGTCTAAGACAATTGGGAGTGGAGGAGCCTAAGAATAGCTGGAAAGATGCAGCACTCAACAGGGGAACGTGGAGAGGTTtggtgcaagcggccatgggTCACCAAGAGGCCCTAGAGCCAccagagtgagtgagtgagtaaatgaataaatcagcTGACTTTTGTTTCTGAAACTTATGAGTAAAACATCATACATCTGtgaatatgctttttttttggttttgtgtaTATTCTTGACAGCCGATTCCCCGAGCCCCAACACTCCTTAGATTTGTGAACATTGTACAGACATGTGTTGACTGTTCTAACTACCCCTTTGTACAAGTCTTTCTCTGTCGTAGACTTCAGTTTCATGAACTTGTCACGCCAAGAACCTCCTCGTTCACATAAATGGAACCTCTGTTTAATTGTAAATCAGGTAGATGCTCGTGAAATTTTTCATACTTTACTGAGCTGATAATCTTGCAACAtgaagaagtttattatttttgttttatgattttttatatcaaattgcAGTACTAGATTAATTCACTTTGACTTACTACTTTTTGGTGCACAGAATATCTTAGTGTGGGCGTCTGACGCTTAATATTTTTTGGGTAGAATTCAATTACTAAAATAGAAACATTGACCACATAAAAATATAGCTCAGGTCTTTACCGCAGTCTTCGCTTTTCGGAAAGCACGTACTCCAAGagtgtgtaatatacatacatatatatatatatatagatatatatgcgtgtgtgtgtgtatgagcgagtgtgtgtgtatatatatatatatatatatatatatatatatatatatatatatatatatatatatatatatatatatatatatatatatatatatatatatatagagagagagagagagagagagagagagagagagagagagagagagagagagagagagagagagagagagagagagagagaattattttttttacataatttttttaatttccgaaAAACTTAGAATTTCTTCTGATAAGCTAATACCGTTGTTTTACCATAAGACAACTTTAGAAGATATCTCATCCCAGTCTGCAGGTTCCTAACGAAAACTACTTTCAGCAAAGGTGAGAAGGATGAATTATTTGATGAAAGGAATACTCTTTGGTCAGCAACAAGAAAGTTGCCTAAGACCACTGGTTGAGAATGTGGAATGCATCTGCAACTTAGCAACAAGGGGTGTCTTTGTTTCTAAGTCTAAATGTCGGTGCCTTCGAAGGTCACTGTTAAAGCCATTCATTGAATTTTTTGCTGTTTTGGTGAGTTACAGGTGCCATGGCAGCTGAGTTTGGTTGCAGCCATTCTCATACAAGAATGATGTCCTCTGTACAGTACTTACGGATGGCAGAAGGACTGGCGCATTCTAGGTCGTTTGGTAGAGGCGTCACTGTCTTGTTGAGGGACAGTTTCTTGGTAAATGTTGGGATGACTTTTCATCATTATAAGGGATTGCTAACTATAAGTTTGTCTGGTCAAGTGTAGATTTGATGTGTCTGTATAAATTACGGCTTTACATCAATCTTCTAGGTAACAGACATGCAATCTGtctactatatttttatattttcatgtcctGAGATGATTCCATGTACCATGTTGGAGAATCTGGTGAGCTGCTCGGCCTGGAAATGAGTTattcattatatgaaaaaattaggaTTTAAACAGCAGCTGTTAAGATAACTTCGAGTGACTAATACCACGTGATATAGCAATGTTGGCTTGGAATGGCTTAACTCGGGTTTTCCCCTTAGATCCGTTAGAGAAAAGAACAAATGGACGTTGTCTTGATTTACTTTGAAATGTCCTACTCAAGTACAGATTTTTAAAATGCGTACACATacgatatactcgtatatatatatatatatatatatatatatatatatatatatatatatatatatatatatatatatatatatatatccgtatgtgtacattttttaaaaatgtatatccgtatgtacgtatgtgtgtgcgtgcatatgtgccacaataactctgaaacgcattgagaaatttcaaccaaacttggtatacaaatgacttactatctagaaatcagcacgggtggtggggtaagacatcattagtaccaaagggcaccaaagcttgtgtgtgtgtgggggggggggggatggtttccctgaaatggggctggttctgcccgtgaaacggggctggttctgccagtagacttagtaactttacgactttatcatacctaattttggtatacatatgacttacaggggaaagagagagagagagagagagagagagagtagagggggtgttagtgaggagaatgaggaaaaaggtaagagagagagaccttaccttaccttaccttacagttcgttcgggttgccccaggtccctcagtgtgaggcaccgctgatgtctaccagagaattgctaatgcatcttccggtacgTTTTGCATcctccaatcttggatggtctgggatgcagcttagatatttgtcgagcttattcttaaacacaacTACagtacgctcactcctgatatgttcctcagatgagctggtaacgcattgaatagacgctgcattatcgatgctggtgcgtagtggattaatgtcctgtgtgctttccttagttttcctggtatagttttgggcactattaatctacctctgcttgctctttctgatatttttagctccatggtgttttcggtaattctttctatctgtttccatgcctgtattatcgtATAGCGTTCTCCTcttctttcccagtagtcaaggtccttaacttcttctattctagctgtaatggacctttgtacactctctatttgtgcaatatccttttggtagtgtgggtaccatatcatattgcaatattcaagtggact
Coding sequences within it:
- the LOC136841205 gene encoding uncharacterized protein — encoded protein: MNRKKRDALNKELEEMDRNMINGRIREGYRGIKKIKNGYRARSKIMKDANGSITVQEDKVLEIWKNYFCELLNRGDPVNPTEGRHMQVPNLKVEEPILIDEKNAIISLKNNKAPGLDNIPAELLENDGEMLHSKIFELTIMIWRTEENPTTWETGNIIPGCKEGDKTDYANYRGIAFLPTCFAAVRVGLEISESKTKMMRTSKDNQQQRQQQNMVDIEDVEEFKYLGSMLTS